From the Clostridium sp. Marseille-P299 genome, one window contains:
- a CDS encoding response regulator transcription factor translates to MRTILIADDERIEREGIKFLLKESGFELQVIEAVHGKAALEYLKHNKVDILFTDIKMPFMDGLQLIQEAILLYPDLKCVVFSGFSEFEYAKEAIRMGVNNYILKPVDPDEFTKTIKEVFNELNKQDLQEKIRQKKNSYLWDHILYQLVNGISLEAIQDRTDFMLDKNSFTMYHRMILIESNHNFFERVNEIFSYELKTNLQLQFDYLNLNMQQSILLFKKTLSVDYELLAQNIYKFIKENYQESCYVAVSRSFKNISEIGEVFLKLEELMEEKFYQPDDHVFMVGKNSSVFTKTKSEDELINLIHKDIRNKNIEGLKKNYETLCNKYQEQTSFSQIFIKFIFSNIMKEVSAVLAFNNENKLEKEIEELYKSTKMQDVIEITNRYIERFIKSFNNPGMRTEIQAIKSYIYENYQEDISIQLLAEQVCLTPSYLSYIFKKETGCNLNKFIKAYRMDKAKELLKCTQMKIVHICELVGYTNVSYFCQNFKDSFGVSPEKYRQSGEVNEKEKTI, encoded by the coding sequence ATGAGAACTATTTTAATTGCAGACGATGAAAGAATCGAAAGAGAAGGAATTAAATTTCTATTAAAGGAAAGCGGTTTTGAGTTACAGGTAATAGAAGCTGTACATGGAAAGGCAGCCCTTGAATATCTAAAACATAATAAAGTGGATATTTTATTTACCGATATAAAAATGCCTTTTATGGATGGACTACAGCTAATTCAGGAGGCAATATTACTCTACCCAGATTTAAAATGCGTTGTGTTTAGTGGATTTAGTGAGTTTGAATATGCCAAAGAAGCAATTCGTATGGGAGTAAATAATTATATATTAAAACCAGTGGATCCCGATGAATTTACTAAAACAATAAAAGAAGTATTTAATGAGTTAAACAAACAAGATTTACAAGAAAAAATTCGTCAAAAGAAGAATAGTTATCTGTGGGATCATATTCTTTATCAACTGGTTAATGGTATTTCATTAGAAGCGATTCAGGATCGTACAGACTTTATGTTAGATAAAAATTCATTTACGATGTATCATCGTATGATATTAATTGAGTCAAACCATAATTTTTTTGAACGTGTGAATGAAATTTTTTCTTATGAGCTTAAGACAAATTTGCAGTTACAATTTGATTATCTAAATCTTAATATGCAACAGAGTATTCTTTTATTTAAGAAAACCTTGAGTGTTGATTACGAATTATTAGCACAAAATATTTATAAATTTATAAAGGAAAATTACCAAGAGTCTTGCTATGTTGCGGTTAGCAGGTCATTTAAGAATATTAGTGAGATTGGAGAAGTTTTTCTGAAATTAGAAGAATTAATGGAGGAAAAATTTTATCAGCCAGATGATCATGTGTTTATGGTAGGAAAAAATAGCTCTGTCTTTACAAAAACTAAGTCAGAGGATGAACTTATAAATTTAATCCATAAGGATATTCGGAATAAAAATATTGAAGGTCTTAAAAAGAATTATGAAACCTTATGTAATAAATATCAAGAACAGACTTCCTTTTCACAAATTTTTATTAAATTTATTTTTTCAAATATTATGAAAGAAGTTAGTGCTGTACTTGCTTTTAACAATGAAAATAAATTAGAAAAAGAGATAGAGGAATTATATAAGAGTACAAAAATGCAGGATGTTATTGAAATTACGAATCGTTATATTGAAAGGTTTATAAAATCCTTTAATAACCCAGGGATGAGAACGGAAATACAAGCCATCAAAAGTTATATTTATGAGAATTATCAAGAAGACATTAGCATTCAATTATTAGCGGAACAGGTTTGTTTAACGCCTAGTTACTTAAGTTATATATTCAAAAAAGAGACGGGATGTAACTTAAATAAATTTATAAAAGCCTATCGAATGGATAAGGCGAAAGAATTATTAAAATGTACACAGATGAAGATTGTTCATATATGTGAGCTTGTAGGGTATACGAATGTTTCGTATTTTTGTCAAAATTTCAAGGATAGTTTTGGGGTAAGTCCTGAGAAATACAGACAGTCCGGAGAAGTAAATGAAAAAGAAAAGACAATTTAA
- a CDS encoding sensor histidine kinase: MKKKRQFNLQQKITYTYLLVCIIPILIVGIYAYKQSSKLVQHTEKGKMNDFLLQITFSMENQLNIFENLADYIAFNETIYQVINYPYQNYYDSYAKYSSLVNPILDSMRYLHTDMSQIVIYTDHVTDAYGASVLPLDSVKEEYWYKNMGYSTEIQWFVKKDTSVFLVRNMLSKMYEDANSILLIEFKYEELFLPLQVLGEENIGVIVTDAQDRIIYDYDTLINDYKDFKITSSEGLRAGEIHQQTGNYYVSMESIEGFDWNIFLYKPIETFPKYSNNILFTVCIIIFVSLIIMYGVGVIASHLIVKPIERLTENMRQFADDGKMDVTVTSDARDEVGIMIRSFGKMVQRIHKLIDENYKNKIDLKEFEMKALQAQINPHFLYNTLSMINWKALQAGEKDISKIALRLASFYRTTLNKGRNITIVKDELQNIQDYLEIQLFMHDRSFDVNWEVSNDILMDKMPNLILQPIVENAINHGIDLKEEGKGILIIRGYHDENGLILQVQDNGNGMEEETCQELLTRNTSGYGVKNVYDRIRLLYGDRASLNIKSSLGVGTIITIQIKN; the protein is encoded by the coding sequence ATGAAAAAGAAAAGACAATTTAATTTACAACAAAAAATTACTTACACATATTTGCTAGTATGTATTATACCTATTTTAATTGTAGGTATTTATGCGTATAAACAGTCAAGTAAACTGGTGCAACATACGGAAAAAGGAAAGATGAATGATTTTTTACTTCAAATTACGTTTAGTATGGAGAACCAGTTAAATATATTTGAGAATTTAGCAGATTACATTGCTTTTAATGAGACAATCTACCAAGTGATTAACTACCCATATCAAAATTATTATGATAGTTATGCAAAGTATAGCTCGCTGGTGAATCCAATCTTAGATTCTATGCGGTATTTACATACGGACATGTCACAGATTGTAATCTATACAGATCATGTTACAGATGCTTACGGTGCTAGTGTTTTACCATTAGATTCTGTAAAAGAAGAATATTGGTACAAGAATATGGGGTATAGTACCGAGATTCAGTGGTTTGTAAAAAAGGATACTTCCGTGTTTCTAGTAAGAAATATGCTATCAAAAATGTATGAAGATGCGAATAGTATTTTATTAATAGAATTTAAGTATGAAGAATTATTTCTGCCATTGCAAGTACTTGGTGAGGAAAATATCGGCGTAATAGTAACAGATGCCCAAGATAGAATTATATATGACTATGATACTTTGATTAACGATTATAAGGATTTTAAAATAACCAGCAGTGAAGGGTTAAGAGCAGGGGAGATTCATCAACAGACCGGGAACTATTATGTATCTATGGAAAGTATTGAAGGGTTCGACTGGAATATATTCTTATATAAACCAATTGAAACCTTTCCTAAATATTCGAATAATATTCTTTTCACCGTATGCATTATTATATTTGTTAGTCTAATTATTATGTACGGGGTAGGAGTGATTGCTTCACATCTTATTGTTAAACCAATTGAACGTTTGACAGAAAATATGAGACAGTTTGCCGATGATGGAAAAATGGACGTAACGGTTACAAGTGATGCTAGAGATGAAGTTGGAATCATGATCCGTAGTTTTGGAAAGATGGTACAGCGAATACATAAACTAATTGATGAAAATTATAAAAATAAAATTGATTTAAAAGAATTTGAAATGAAAGCTTTGCAAGCGCAGATTAATCCACATTTTTTATATAATACACTTTCTATGATTAATTGGAAAGCGTTACAGGCTGGAGAAAAGGATATTAGTAAAATAGCATTACGTTTGGCATCCTTTTATCGAACAACCTTAAATAAAGGGCGAAATATAACGATTGTAAAGGACGAATTACAAAATATACAGGACTATTTAGAAATACAACTTTTTATGCATGACCGAAGTTTTGATGTAAATTGGGAGGTTTCTAACGATATATTAATGGACAAGATGCCGAACCTAATATTACAGCCAATCGTTGAAAATGCAATTAACCATGGCATTGATTTAAAAGAAGAAGGGAAAGGAATATTGATAATCCGTGGTTACCATGATGAGAATGGTTTAATATTACAAGTGCAAGATAATGGTAACGGAATGGAAGAAGAAACTTGTCAGGAACTGCTTACTCGGAATACGTCTGGATACGGTGTTAAAAATGTTTATGACCGTATTCGGCTTTTATATGGTGATCGAGCAAGTTTAAATATAAAAAGTTCACTAGGAGTTGGAACTATTATAACAATTCAAATAAAGAATTAA
- a CDS encoding alpha-amylase family glycosyl hydrolase: protein MKISKVWSRIVSFVLILAMTLTMLPMNGKVATAAADEMNVNLHFYNGSEKYDEVWLQYWGGSPTLANSPESKRLESWGVDVHKLTDEESGWWYLTLKGSVGGIQFLNSDGSKNTSGSVYNPSMTQFNGDTPADLYCKNKIWYTDIDCTNELKAPEAADIYVVVGELVDTKWEHLASTTYLSQVDNSSKYSVTLDNVAAGTYEFKILQDPATFGWDKSWGSSGGNYVLKLTAPANVTLTIDSANVGSNIEVSLSNNESLVVKNKQVEKGSFVMLDTTGIHYDMNGQGKTVDVTYTLDTYDDAVNLDGYKLNVDKGFSGTEVNLTATNAPVITSGGAIVASGSSLTTKVKVDVVERMYTYTFYYYNQYTEMVEGASDVYIFENGGGKNAIVSLDEAYQDNDNGITWLKGTITLPYNKLGIIGRPIAGSWSGQDSNQYYNQLDGNTATLWYIHGKGITTEKPVVIQTEKRYVTIEYIRPDGQYDGWNIYTWNSGYGSEVSVDFKETKDGRWVAIVPIMPTVNTLSFCVRKTVGNDVWGAKDGGDHMIAVPLNQTVIKSVMTAGSEPKLLYPYNTGYEIDTENDKVDFYYRDDTAYLEETLQEIESIQLYHDGKIEEMTYDSVNQRFSIHLPLTIGQHYYYYIVNGKIILDKYNTVKEIYDGVECSSYSYAKFDAIVNATISNTSINYNENAILAVDIQEVDGSDLSELKVKDAFADLTSLGGKDKVSIDPQLMELSIGVRDTISDGVKTIPVTVIDQYGNKYTTNTSITVVKREANGDFDWDEAIIYFMLTDRFFDGNESNNIANGEDAYGDNPGLYHGGDFAGVTEKLDYLKDLGVNTIWISPIVENIKGTSVGSEVSGSNDVPYNSAYHGYWAKNFEALNPNFGTEEELRTLITTAHSKGIKIMVDIVLNHAGYGTEDIFQDMLRASEDNTSGDLILDSLSGLPDFATEKKEVRDKLIEWQTAWVEGFGIDFFRVDTVKHVDMTTWMQLKNELTKINPEFKMIGEYYGAGYANNFDYLGSGTMDSLLDFDFNDNAENFVKGNLESVEAFFETRNSAINNVENLGGFLSSHDEDGLYYRLKQTYSEDEAKAKMMVAAALQITAKGQPVIYYGEEIGLSGANDYPYQTNRYDFDWSLVNDENSMLTHYKTLLAARNKYSEVFAKGERKAVAGSDELGYMMFNRSYLTQNLVVGLNVTDEAKSVTITLPFAKNATVIDEYSGKTYKAGDDGSLLVTIPAAQDGGCVLLAVTSSGSENGNGNGNGNGSGNGNGNGTNTNTESSAGTSSNNVNYIETIEVKVKGKDSTITLPITMETLIKDKKAVVSFKLPADKILEFAEKEIKDVAELVITVSSEKLMTLLKGKEVLEADITIIMDSKLINNNKIKLALKLEKEFIATIKETSANINVTVVNENGRMLYRFSLSGAAFVQFEQEVRDLNLALNVTKVKDNADIYKILKSYKRGSAGCVVRFGEIKNIPDGTKVTIRVKDSMDVKEGDTVYLYHYNPKTQKLETMPTYEYQVDKDGCIEISPKYGNEYVVLPVLAGAKVKTALISQITVIGKETIAKGDSKTITITVPEIINIINSFDKEALKKVAPSEMAATVVYKSSNSKIAIVNKKTGKVTGIAPGKAEITTTVTLKNGTMKRFKTTITVK, encoded by the coding sequence ATGAAAATATCAAAAGTTTGGTCAAGAATAGTAAGTTTTGTGTTAATACTTGCTATGACTTTAACCATGTTGCCAATGAATGGGAAAGTGGCAACAGCAGCAGCTGATGAAATGAATGTAAATCTTCATTTCTATAACGGCAGTGAGAAGTATGATGAAGTTTGGTTACAGTATTGGGGCGGTTCACCAACTCTTGCAAATTCACCTGAAAGTAAAAGGTTAGAGAGTTGGGGGGTGGATGTACACAAACTAACCGATGAGGAAAGTGGTTGGTGGTATTTAACCTTGAAAGGTTCCGTAGGCGGAATCCAATTTCTAAATTCAGATGGTTCAAAGAATACAAGTGGTTCTGTTTATAATCCTTCTATGACTCAATTTAATGGGGATACACCAGCAGATTTATATTGTAAGAATAAAATATGGTATACAGATATTGATTGTACAAACGAGCTAAAAGCACCTGAGGCAGCAGATATTTATGTTGTAGTAGGTGAACTTGTTGATACGAAATGGGAGCATTTAGCATCGACAACCTACCTAAGCCAAGTGGATAATTCAAGCAAATACTCAGTAACATTAGACAATGTAGCAGCAGGGACTTATGAATTTAAGATACTCCAAGATCCTGCTACCTTTGGATGGGACAAATCCTGGGGAAGTTCTGGTGGAAATTATGTTTTAAAACTAACCGCACCTGCCAATGTGACATTAACCATTGATTCCGCTAATGTTGGTTCTAACATTGAAGTATCTTTATCCAATAATGAAAGTTTAGTAGTAAAGAATAAGCAAGTAGAAAAGGGATCTTTTGTCATGCTTGATACTACTGGAATTCATTATGATATGAATGGACAAGGAAAAACCGTAGATGTTACTTACACATTAGATACATATGATGATGCAGTTAATTTAGATGGGTATAAATTAAACGTAGATAAAGGATTTTCTGGAACAGAAGTAAATCTTACCGCGACAAATGCTCCAGTGATAACATCAGGAGGAGCTATCGTAGCATCTGGTAGTTCGCTTACTACTAAAGTAAAAGTTGATGTTGTTGAACGTATGTATACATATACATTTTACTACTATAACCAGTATACTGAAATGGTAGAAGGTGCTTCAGATGTCTACATATTTGAAAATGGTGGAGGGAAAAATGCCATAGTCTCACTAGATGAAGCATATCAAGATAATGATAATGGGATTACATGGCTAAAGGGAACAATCACACTTCCATATAATAAGCTTGGTATTATTGGTAGACCAATCGCAGGTAGTTGGAGTGGTCAGGATAGCAATCAATATTATAATCAGCTAGATGGTAATACGGCTACCCTTTGGTATATCCATGGAAAAGGTATAACAACAGAAAAGCCAGTGGTTATCCAAACGGAGAAACGATATGTTACGATAGAATATATACGACCAGATGGACAATATGATGGATGGAATATTTACACTTGGAACAGTGGATATGGCTCTGAGGTCAGTGTGGATTTTAAAGAAACAAAAGATGGTAGATGGGTAGCGATAGTACCAATCATGCCAACGGTAAATACTCTTTCATTTTGCGTAAGAAAGACCGTTGGAAATGATGTATGGGGAGCTAAAGATGGCGGTGACCATATGATTGCAGTGCCATTAAACCAGACCGTAATAAAATCGGTTATGACTGCAGGAAGCGAACCTAAATTATTATATCCATATAATACAGGATACGAAATTGATACTGAGAATGATAAGGTGGATTTTTATTACCGAGATGATACGGCATATTTAGAGGAAACACTTCAAGAGATTGAAAGTATTCAGCTCTATCATGATGGCAAGATAGAAGAAATGACCTATGATTCAGTAAATCAAAGATTTAGTATTCATTTACCATTAACAATAGGGCAACACTATTATTATTACATTGTAAATGGGAAAATCATTTTAGACAAATATAATACAGTAAAAGAAATTTATGATGGCGTAGAATGCTCCAGCTATTCCTATGCAAAGTTTGATGCTATCGTTAATGCTACTATTTCTAATACTAGTATAAATTATAATGAAAATGCTATATTGGCAGTGGACATTCAAGAAGTGGATGGTTCTGACCTAAGTGAGTTAAAGGTAAAAGATGCTTTTGCAGATTTAACTTCACTAGGGGGTAAGGATAAAGTAAGTATTGACCCACAGTTGATGGAATTATCGATTGGTGTAAGAGATACAATTTCAGATGGAGTAAAGACAATTCCGGTTACTGTAATCGACCAATATGGGAATAAATATACAACAAATACCTCTATAACAGTAGTAAAAAGAGAAGCAAACGGTGACTTTGATTGGGATGAGGCAATCATTTATTTCATGCTTACAGATCGTTTTTTTGATGGAAATGAATCCAATAACATAGCGAATGGTGAAGATGCATATGGAGACAATCCAGGTCTTTATCATGGTGGTGATTTTGCTGGTGTCACAGAAAAACTTGATTATTTAAAAGATCTTGGTGTGAACACAATTTGGATTTCACCGATTGTTGAGAATATCAAGGGAACATCGGTAGGTAGTGAGGTTTCTGGAAGTAACGATGTGCCTTATAATTCAGCTTATCATGGTTATTGGGCTAAGAATTTTGAAGCATTAAATCCTAACTTTGGAACAGAAGAAGAACTTCGTACCTTAATAACAACCGCACATAGCAAAGGCATTAAGATTATGGTAGATATCGTTTTAAATCATGCTGGCTATGGAACAGAAGATATATTTCAAGATATGTTACGTGCTTCAGAAGATAACACATCCGGTGACTTGATCTTAGATTCCTTAAGTGGACTTCCAGACTTTGCAACAGAAAAGAAAGAAGTTAGGGATAAGCTGATTGAGTGGCAAACTGCATGGGTGGAAGGCTTTGGAATTGATTTCTTCCGTGTTGATACGGTAAAACATGTGGATATGACTACCTGGATGCAATTAAAGAATGAATTAACAAAGATAAATCCTGAATTTAAAATGATTGGAGAATATTACGGAGCAGGATATGCAAATAATTTTGATTATCTTGGTTCCGGAACGATGGATTCTTTATTAGATTTTGATTTTAACGATAATGCAGAGAACTTTGTAAAAGGCAACTTAGAGAGTGTTGAAGCATTTTTTGAAACAAGAAATAGTGCAATTAATAATGTAGAAAACTTAGGCGGATTTTTAAGTAGTCATGATGAAGATGGTCTTTACTATCGATTAAAACAAACCTACTCTGAGGATGAAGCAAAAGCAAAAATGATGGTAGCTGCAGCACTACAAATCACTGCAAAAGGGCAACCAGTTATTTATTATGGTGAAGAGATTGGCCTTAGTGGAGCAAATGATTATCCATATCAAACAAATCGATATGATTTTGATTGGTCTTTGGTAAATGATGAGAATTCAATGTTAACTCATTACAAAACACTACTTGCGGCAAGAAATAAGTACTCCGAAGTATTTGCAAAAGGGGAACGTAAAGCGGTTGCAGGAAGTGATGAGCTTGGTTACATGATGTTTAATCGAAGCTATCTAACCCAAAACCTTGTAGTAGGTTTAAATGTTACAGATGAAGCGAAATCTGTAACGATTACACTTCCGTTTGCTAAAAATGCCACAGTAATTGATGAATATAGTGGAAAGACATATAAGGCAGGGGATGACGGCTCGTTATTGGTAACGATTCCAGCAGCACAGGATGGTGGATGTGTATTGTTAGCAGTTACATCCTCAGGTTCTGAAAATGGAAACGGAAACGGTAATGGTAATGGTAGCGGCAATGGAAATGGAAATGGTACTAATACTAATACAGAATCTAGTGCAGGAACTTCTTCAAATAATGTTAATTATATTGAGACCATTGAAGTTAAGGTAAAAGGGAAGGATTCAACGATCACTCTTCCAATTACAATGGAAACATTAATCAAGGATAAAAAAGCTGTGGTTTCTTTTAAACTACCTGCCGATAAAATATTAGAATTTGCAGAGAAAGAAATAAAAGATGTAGCAGAACTTGTAATTACAGTATCTTCCGAAAAGTTGATGACACTTCTAAAGGGAAAAGAAGTTTTAGAAGCAGATATCACAATAATAATGGATAGTAAATTAATCAATAATAATAAGATTAAGTTAGCCCTCAAACTCGAGAAGGAATTTATTGCAACAATTAAAGAAACTAGTGCAAATATTAATGTTACGGTGGTAAATGAAAACGGTCGAATGCTATATCGCTTTAGTCTTAGCGGAGCTGCATTCGTTCAATTTGAGCAAGAAGTAAGAGATTTAAATCTTGCATTAAATGTAACAAAAGTAAAAGATAATGCAGATATTTATAAGATATTAAAATCATATAAAAGAGGAAGCGCAGGTTGTGTTGTACGTTTTGGAGAAATAAAAAATATTCCAGACGGTACAAAAGTAACAATTAGGGTAAAAGATAGCATGGATGTTAAAGAAGGCGATACCGTGTATTTATATCATTATAACCCAAAAACTCAGAAACTAGAGACAATGCCAACATATGAATATCAAGTTGATAAGGATGGATGCATCGAAATCAGTCCGAAGTATGGTAATGAATACGTGGTACTTCCTGTTCTTGCAGGTGCAAAAGTTAAAACTGCTTTAATAAGTCAAATTACAGTAATAGGAAAAGAGACGATAGCGAAAGGAGATAGTAAAACGATAACAATTACGGTACCAGAAATTATCAATATTATTAATTCCTTCGATAAAGAAGCACTCAAAAAAGTTGCACCATCAGAAATGGCAGCAACCGTAGTTTATAAGTCTTCTAACAGTAAGATAGCAATCGTGAATAAAAAGACTGGAAAAGTAACGGGTATTGCACCTGGTAAAGCAGAAATTACGACAACTGTAACTTTAAAAAATGGAACAATGAAACGCTTTAAAACAACGATTACTGTAAAATAA
- a CDS encoding alpha-amylase family glycosyl hydrolase — MKNNLFRKLTAYLLLVVLLVTGIRVSEISIATNAQAATTSVIVHYKGSYTAPNIYYWNLNGESNNPVSWPGVKMNAESNNWFGYSFSDTKSVNLIFNQNGSQTADLFRTSGEWWYKDSQWYDYNPESVVTEDLITVHFKSPWSGANIYYWNTQPSASTITWPGTTMLKEEDGWYKYVFNNTTSTNLIFNYSGSQTADLSRTKGEWWFKNNTWYSNNPEVTITPTPSTAPTLTPTPIVTQTPTPSVTPTPSITSTPVVTPSITPTPGVDTGVDFRDETIYFVMITRFYDGDPSNNVHCWDEVAAMKNSDDAAWRGDFKGLIEKLDYIKALGFSAIWITPVVKNMSGYDYHGYHAIDFTEVDPRYESEGITYQDFIDAAHAKGLKVIQDIVLNHTGNFGEENLFPMFTKDETKEDTAANIIRIDEGRLPANYNVLSPALQYQARISAMKEDANDILNIYHHEKSLSWEGYTVQTGQIAGDCVDLNTENPIVVNYLTEAYKKYIDMGVDSFRIDTVKHISRLTFNKEYIPAFKAAGGEDFFIFGEVATRYRQVWNSNIPAISTPFYTWAESKSYAWGDTITNMNSTFKHWNDNQNVNEQPTSNNHLLNGNAYHVPDNSISSGLGVIDFPMHWNFSVARDAFRIGVEGDKNYSDATWNVTYVDSHDYAPDGAPENQRFAGTQDTWAENLNLMFTFRGIPCIYYGSEIEFMKGAVIDPGPTKPLSETGRAYFGNNIEGTLTVTDYAEYTNATGPIASTLNHPLSLHIQRLNKIRRAIPALRKGQYSTEGVSGEMAFKRRYTDEKTGVDSFVLVSITNAATFNGIPNGTYKDAITGDIRVVTSNSLSIPSTEKGNMRVYVLDLPGNPAPGKIGVSGKYLK; from the coding sequence ATGAAAAATAATTTATTTAGAAAACTGACTGCATATTTACTACTAGTTGTATTACTTGTTACGGGGATTAGAGTATCAGAAATATCAATAGCAACAAATGCTCAAGCAGCAACCACCTCAGTTATAGTGCATTACAAGGGAAGCTATACTGCACCAAATATTTATTACTGGAATCTGAATGGAGAAAGTAATAATCCAGTTTCATGGCCAGGCGTTAAAATGAATGCTGAAAGTAATAACTGGTTTGGTTACTCGTTTAGCGATACTAAGAGTGTTAACCTTATTTTTAATCAGAATGGATCACAGACAGCTGATTTATTTCGAACCTCAGGAGAATGGTGGTATAAAGACTCCCAGTGGTATGATTATAATCCAGAGAGTGTAGTAACCGAAGATTTGATTACGGTTCATTTTAAAAGCCCTTGGAGTGGAGCAAATATTTACTATTGGAATACACAGCCCTCAGCTTCTACAATAACTTGGCCAGGAACGACGATGTTAAAAGAAGAGGATGGATGGTATAAATATGTTTTTAATAATACCACTTCAACAAATTTAATCTTTAATTATAGTGGAAGTCAAACAGCCGATTTGTCCCGTACGAAAGGAGAATGGTGGTTTAAAAACAATACTTGGTATTCAAATAATCCAGAAGTAACAATAACACCTACACCAAGTACAGCACCAACCTTAACACCAACACCGATTGTGACCCAAACACCAACGCCAAGTGTAACACCAACGCCAAGTATTACATCTACACCAGTTGTTACACCATCGATTACACCAACTCCGGGGGTAGATACTGGTGTTGATTTTCGCGATGAGACCATTTATTTTGTAATGATAACAAGATTTTATGACGGGGATCCAAGCAATAATGTACATTGTTGGGACGAAGTAGCAGCAATGAAAAATAGTGATGATGCGGCATGGAGAGGTGATTTTAAAGGGTTAATAGAAAAACTAGATTATATTAAAGCGCTAGGATTTTCAGCAATCTGGATTACACCAGTTGTTAAAAATATGAGTGGTTATGATTATCATGGATATCATGCAATCGATTTTACAGAAGTTGATCCAAGATATGAATCAGAAGGAATAACCTATCAAGATTTCATTGATGCAGCACATGCAAAAGGTCTAAAAGTTATACAAGACATCGTATTAAACCATACAGGTAATTTTGGAGAAGAGAATCTATTTCCGATGTTCACTAAAGATGAAACTAAGGAAGATACAGCGGCTAATATTATTAGAATTGACGAAGGTAGGTTACCAGCAAATTATAATGTCTTGTCTCCAGCTTTACAATATCAAGCTAGAATTAGTGCAATGAAAGAAGATGCGAATGATATTCTAAATATATACCATCATGAAAAGAGTTTAAGTTGGGAAGGCTATACTGTGCAAACTGGGCAAATTGCTGGTGATTGCGTAGATTTAAATACGGAAAATCCTATTGTAGTAAACTACCTAACAGAAGCGTATAAAAAATACATAGATATGGGTGTAGATTCTTTTCGCATCGATACGGTAAAACATATTTCTAGGCTAACCTTTAATAAAGAATACATTCCAGCTTTTAAAGCCGCGGGAGGAGAAGATTTCTTCATATTTGGGGAGGTTGCTACGAGATACCGACAAGTTTGGAATAGTAATATTCCAGCAATATCTACCCCATTTTATACTTGGGCTGAAAGTAAGTCATATGCATGGGGAGATACAATAACAAATATGAATAGCACATTTAAGCACTGGAATGATAATCAAAATGTGAATGAACAACCTACTAGTAATAATCATTTATTAAATGGAAATGCATACCATGTACCAGATAATAGTATTTCCTCTGGCTTGGGTGTTATTGACTTTCCTATGCATTGGAACTTTTCAGTAGCAAGAGATGCCTTTCGAATTGGTGTAGAAGGGGATAAGAATTATAGCGATGCTACTTGGAATGTAACATATGTAGATTCTCATGATTATGCACCAGATGGCGCTCCTGAAAATCAAAGATTTGCAGGGACACAAGACACTTGGGCAGAGAATCTTAATCTTATGTTTACGTTCCGGGGAATTCCTTGTATTTACTATGGAAGCGAAATTGAATTTATGAAAGGTGCAGTCATTGATCCAGGACCAACAAAGCCTCTGAGTGAGACAGGAAGAGCGTATTTTGGAAATAACATTGAAGGGACGCTTACAGTAACCGATTATGCAGAATATACCAATGCAACTGGTCCTATTGCGTCTACTTTAAACCATCCACTGTCCTTACATATTCAAAGATTGAATAAGATTCGTAGAGCAATTCCGGCACTAAGAAAAGGACAATATTCTACAGAAGGTGTATCTGGTGAAATGGCATTTAAGAGACGTTATACCGACGAAAAAACAGGTGTTGATAGCTTTGTTTTAGTTTCAATTACCAATGCTGCAACCTTTAATGGAATACCAAATGGAACTTATAAGGATGCGATTACAGGAGATATAAGGGTTGTTACAAGTAATTCATTATCAATACCAAGCACTGAAAAAGGAAATATGAGAGTTTATGTTCTTGATCTACCTGGTAATCCAGCACCAGGGAAAATAGGAGTAAGTGGAAAATATTTAAAATAA